Proteins encoded in a region of the Candidatus Moanabacter tarae genome:
- the pheA gene encoding Prephenate dehydratase has translation MDTSNLDLGGLREQIDNIDREIVERLNARVNLAAQIGKLKEKSGQEVYAPSREMIVFQKLTDLNKGPLSDESLRAIFREVISASLSMEKGITVAYLGPESTFTHQAAVKNFGNSVNYMAMGTISDVFSSVELGEVDYGVIPIENSTEGAISHSLDLLAETDLKIIAQVYLEISLCLISHSSLPEIKAVHSKDSALGQCRNWLNRMLPGVEQLESASTVKAVQLAGERSEVAAIASRIAAETHHMPIVAEGIQDRANNYTRFLTIGKSSSGRLGKGNDKSSYVFSLKDEPGALQKMLEAFSSRNLNLSKIESRPSRRKLWDYYFFVDVIGHRDDPEIVDAVVELKQNCPMVKWLGSYPNSSF, from the coding sequence ATGGACACTAGTAACCTAGACCTTGGTGGGCTAAGAGAACAGATCGATAACATCGATCGTGAAATTGTCGAGCGGTTGAATGCTAGAGTGAATCTCGCTGCTCAGATCGGCAAGCTCAAGGAAAAATCTGGACAGGAAGTCTATGCTCCCTCTCGAGAAATGATAGTTTTCCAGAAGCTAACGGATCTTAACAAAGGACCCCTGAGCGATGAGAGCCTTCGCGCTATCTTCCGGGAAGTGATCTCAGCTTCTCTCTCAATGGAAAAGGGAATCACTGTGGCTTATCTTGGGCCAGAATCGACTTTCACTCATCAGGCGGCAGTCAAAAATTTTGGAAATAGTGTAAACTATATGGCAATGGGAACAATTTCGGATGTCTTCTCCTCGGTTGAACTAGGAGAAGTCGACTACGGCGTGATTCCCATTGAGAATTCGACCGAAGGAGCGATTTCTCATTCCCTCGATTTGTTAGCAGAAACAGATTTAAAGATTATTGCCCAAGTCTATCTTGAAATTTCTCTCTGTCTAATTTCCCACTCATCCCTCCCCGAGATAAAAGCGGTTCATTCCAAAGATAGTGCTCTAGGGCAATGCAGGAACTGGCTCAATCGAATGCTCCCTGGCGTCGAGCAATTAGAGTCGGCCAGCACCGTTAAGGCGGTTCAACTGGCAGGAGAAAGATCGGAGGTAGCAGCGATTGCAAGTCGTATCGCTGCTGAAACCCATCATATGCCTATCGTGGCTGAAGGCATCCAGGATAGAGCGAATAATTACACTCGTTTTCTAACTATCGGGAAGTCTTCCTCTGGGCGATTAGGAAAGGGAAACGACAAGAGCAGCTATGTCTTTTCTTTGAAAGACGAACCTGGTGCGCTGCAGAAAATGCTTGAAGCGTTTAGCAGCAGAAATCTAAATCTTTCAAAAATTGAGTCCCGGCCCAGCCGCCGGAAGTTGTGGGACTACTACTTCTTCGTCGACGTTATTGGCCACCGAGATGACCCTGAGATAGTCGATGCTGTAGTCGAACTTAAACAGAATTGTCCCATGGTAAAGTGGCTTGGAAGTTATCCCAACAGTTCTTTTTAG
- the scpB gene encoding Segregation and condensation protein B, with protein sequence MEFILKNILRALLFSTSEPLSIKDVQAVITRYHEGLGNAGDSKSGTKDSLSLPSRAGGGQSVMQDLIDQVPTLLTATQIRNAMDGIAQELTEKNEVFKLLQGPSGYRIVVHPDYAEWVRLLREEPKPQKLSAAAMEAVAIVGYRQPITRAEIESIRGVSSDSALSTLLEHELIRVTGRADLPGRPLQYATTLKFLETFGLGSIEELPASDELSPNEISDWIRRSSTSSVELTDADMGLSDEDE encoded by the coding sequence ATGGAATTTATTCTCAAGAATATCCTTCGCGCATTACTCTTTTCCACTTCTGAGCCTCTTTCTATAAAGGATGTCCAAGCGGTTATAACTCGATACCATGAGGGGTTGGGCAATGCCGGAGATAGCAAATCTGGAACTAAGGATAGTTTGTCTCTCCCGTCTCGGGCAGGAGGTGGGCAAAGCGTTATGCAGGATTTGATCGATCAGGTTCCTACTCTGCTAACTGCTACCCAGATCCGTAACGCTATGGACGGGATTGCACAAGAGTTGACAGAGAAAAATGAAGTTTTTAAACTTCTCCAGGGACCCAGTGGGTATCGTATCGTTGTCCATCCCGATTATGCAGAGTGGGTTCGTCTTTTGAGAGAGGAACCGAAACCGCAAAAGTTGAGTGCGGCAGCAATGGAGGCAGTGGCTATTGTTGGCTATCGCCAACCGATCACTCGTGCAGAGATTGAATCGATCCGAGGGGTGTCTTCGGATAGTGCTTTGAGCACCTTGCTCGAACACGAACTTATCCGAGTCACCGGACGCGCTGATTTACCAGGCCGCCCGCTGCAATATGCTACGACTTTGAAATTTCTAGAGACATTCGGACTCGGATCGATCGAAGAACTTCCCGCTTCGGACGAACTATCGCCTAATGAAATTAGCGATTGGATTCGACGTTCTTCCACAAGTAGTGTCGAATTGACTGATGCCGATATGGGTCTTTCTGACGAAGATGAGTAG
- the ilvD gene encoding Dihydroxy-acid dehydratase encodes MQTVENKTNIDQRKHSAILVDGDDRAPNRSMLRAVGFKDEDFSKPIIGVASTWSMVTPCNMHIDELASEVREGIDKAGGKGVVFGTITVSDAISMGTVGMRYSLVSREVIADSIETVAGAEGFDGYVAIGGCDKNMPACLMAMGRMNRPAVFVYGGTILPGIHRDKPVDIVSVFEAVGKHAGGEIDNAELTEIEKCSVPGPGSCGGMYTANTMASAIEAMGMSLPDSSAQTAVSNEKRQDSRDAGKAVLNLVKKGIRPRDIMTLEAFENAITVAISLGGSTNSVLHLLAIAHSAEVPLSLDDFTRIGERVPVLADLKPSGKYNMAHLVRIGGLQPLMKILLDHGLLHGDCLTVTGRTLGENLEKVGRYPEDQDIVRSFDNPIKPNSHLRILYGNLSPEGAVAKISGKEGLRFTGNAVIFEGEEQALKAILDGKVKAGNVVVIRSEGPKGAPGMREMLAPTSAIMGRGLGGKVALITDGRFSGGSHGFVVGHITPEAAVGGPIGIIEPGDKITIDAEKNELILEIPEDLMKQRLAAWKAPSPSATRGVLAKYAKLVSSASTGAVTDRDL; translated from the coding sequence ATGCAAACAGTTGAGAACAAGACAAATATTGATCAGAGAAAACACTCCGCAATCTTAGTAGATGGAGACGATCGAGCGCCCAACCGATCCATGCTGCGTGCAGTAGGATTCAAGGACGAGGACTTTTCGAAGCCGATAATCGGAGTTGCGTCAACCTGGAGCATGGTGACTCCCTGTAATATGCATATCGATGAACTGGCAAGTGAGGTCAGAGAGGGCATCGACAAAGCGGGAGGGAAAGGCGTTGTATTCGGTACTATCACGGTGTCTGACGCCATTTCAATGGGCACGGTAGGGATGCGCTACTCACTCGTTTCTAGAGAAGTAATCGCTGATTCTATCGAAACGGTGGCAGGCGCGGAGGGTTTTGATGGATATGTTGCTATAGGTGGATGCGATAAGAATATGCCCGCCTGCCTTATGGCGATGGGGAGAATGAACCGCCCGGCCGTTTTTGTATACGGCGGAACAATCCTTCCTGGAATCCATCGTGACAAACCGGTTGACATTGTATCTGTATTCGAGGCTGTTGGGAAGCATGCAGGAGGCGAGATTGACAATGCCGAGCTAACAGAAATCGAAAAATGTTCGGTCCCGGGACCCGGTTCCTGCGGCGGTATGTACACCGCTAATACAATGGCTTCAGCAATCGAGGCGATGGGAATGAGTCTTCCGGACAGTTCCGCTCAGACTGCGGTTTCAAATGAGAAGCGGCAGGATAGTAGAGATGCCGGCAAGGCGGTCCTAAATCTAGTTAAAAAAGGAATACGACCTCGCGACATTATGACCCTGGAGGCTTTTGAGAATGCTATTACGGTAGCGATATCTCTGGGTGGTTCGACCAATTCAGTTCTCCATCTCCTTGCTATTGCTCACTCCGCTGAGGTTCCCCTTTCCCTTGATGATTTTACCCGGATAGGAGAGAGGGTGCCGGTTCTAGCTGATCTTAAACCGAGCGGGAAATACAATATGGCGCATCTTGTACGAATTGGGGGACTGCAGCCTCTAATGAAAATACTACTGGACCATGGTCTCCTCCACGGAGACTGTTTGACAGTGACTGGGCGGACCTTGGGAGAGAATCTCGAGAAGGTGGGCCGTTATCCCGAAGATCAAGACATTGTCCGATCGTTCGACAACCCAATCAAACCGAACAGCCACCTTCGCATACTCTATGGCAACCTTTCCCCAGAAGGAGCAGTAGCCAAAATATCGGGAAAGGAGGGACTGCGATTTACCGGAAACGCAGTTATCTTTGAGGGAGAGGAACAAGCCCTCAAAGCTATTTTGGATGGGAAGGTCAAAGCTGGAAACGTTGTCGTGATTCGCAGCGAGGGACCTAAAGGGGCTCCCGGGATGCGAGAAATGCTTGCACCTACTTCAGCGATTATGGGCAGGGGGTTGGGTGGCAAAGTCGCTTTGATTACGGATGGCCGCTTTTCGGGGGGCAGTCACGGTTTTGTGGTTGGTCATATTACTCCAGAGGCCGCAGTTGGTGGCCCAATCGGAATAATCGAACCCGGTGACAAAATCACGATTGATGCGGAAAAAAATGAATTGATTCTCGAAATTCCAGAAGATCTCATGAAGCAGCGTCTAGCCGCTTGGAAAGCTCCATCCCCATCAGCTACTCGAGGCGTCCTCGCCAAATACGCGAAACTGGTTTCCTCCGCTAGCACTGGAGCTGTTACTGACAGAGACTTATAA
- the pgi gene encoding Glucose-6-phosphate isomerase, with amino-acid sequence MSDPANSWARFKGSYLALPELGMALDISLMNYPVSFLSKMEPAIQRALQSMADLERGDIVNPDENQMAGHYWLREPSLAPNYEITAQVNETLGRIKGFSEAVHRGEISGETGPFRKMLIIGIGGSVLGPQFVSQALVQPESNPLQAEYFDNTDPDGIDLVLSRLRDSLGETLVIVISKSGDTPETRNGMIEAKHAFETSGLSFAKHAVAITGKNSQLQRYADSHGWLLTLPMWDWVGGRTSETGPVGLLPASLEGISIDDFLRGAASMDEITRRSETISNPAAMIALMWYYATEGIGAKEMIVVPYKDRLRLLPIYLQQLVMESLGKELDLDGKLVNQGITVYGNKGSSDQHSYIQQLRDGLSNFFVTFIEVLKYRDSDSIEVEPGSTSGDFLAGFLLGTRSALYEKNRESITVSIEELNPSSVGALIALFERAVGLYAVLINVNAYNQPGVEAGKKAAATFLDLNRRIHDFLKNSPGKHLTAESIAYALNSTGEVEIVFKILEHLVANRAKGINKIDSSNICLRKYYFQKK; translated from the coding sequence ATGTCTGATCCAGCAAATTCCTGGGCACGATTCAAGGGTAGCTATCTTGCTTTGCCCGAACTAGGGATGGCGCTAGATATCAGCCTTATGAACTATCCCGTCTCTTTCCTCAGCAAAATGGAGCCGGCCATTCAACGAGCTCTTCAATCTATGGCGGACTTGGAAAGAGGTGATATTGTAAATCCAGATGAAAACCAAATGGCCGGACATTACTGGTTAAGAGAACCGAGTTTAGCACCAAATTATGAAATCACTGCACAGGTGAATGAAACATTGGGCAGGATTAAAGGATTTAGTGAGGCGGTTCACCGAGGGGAGATCTCCGGGGAAACCGGCCCGTTTCGAAAAATGCTGATTATTGGGATCGGAGGATCCGTCCTGGGCCCACAATTCGTCAGCCAGGCTCTGGTTCAGCCAGAAAGTAATCCTCTCCAAGCAGAATACTTCGATAACACAGATCCTGATGGGATCGACCTCGTTCTCTCCCGGCTAAGAGACTCCCTGGGCGAAACATTGGTGATCGTCATTTCGAAATCGGGAGACACACCCGAAACCCGCAACGGTATGATCGAAGCAAAACATGCTTTCGAAACATCGGGACTTTCTTTTGCCAAACACGCAGTCGCCATTACCGGTAAAAACAGCCAACTCCAACGTTACGCCGATTCTCACGGTTGGCTTCTCACATTGCCGATGTGGGACTGGGTAGGAGGGAGAACGAGCGAGACAGGTCCTGTAGGTCTCCTCCCGGCTAGCCTCGAGGGGATTTCGATCGATGATTTTCTAAGAGGCGCTGCGAGTATGGATGAAATAACCCGACGTTCTGAAACAATTAGTAATCCAGCAGCCATGATCGCTCTGATGTGGTATTATGCCACCGAAGGAATCGGCGCTAAGGAAATGATTGTTGTCCCCTACAAAGATCGGCTCAGGCTACTCCCAATCTACCTCCAGCAGCTAGTAATGGAATCGCTGGGCAAGGAACTTGATCTCGACGGAAAGTTAGTAAACCAGGGAATCACTGTATACGGAAACAAGGGCTCCTCCGATCAGCATTCCTATATTCAACAATTGCGTGATGGACTATCCAATTTTTTCGTTACATTCATCGAAGTCCTAAAATACAGAGACTCAGACTCAATCGAGGTCGAACCTGGTTCAACCTCTGGGGATTTCCTCGCGGGCTTCCTTCTCGGGACTCGATCGGCCCTTTACGAGAAGAATCGTGAATCGATCACTGTGTCCATAGAGGAATTAAACCCTTCCAGTGTCGGTGCACTAATCGCACTTTTTGAACGAGCCGTTGGCCTCTACGCTGTACTCATCAACGTCAATGCTTACAATCAGCCGGGAGTTGAGGCCGGGAAGAAAGCAGCGGCCACATTCTTGGATTTAAATAGGCGTATTCATGATTTCCTAAAGAATTCTCCAGGAAAACATCTTACGGCGGAGTCGATTGCCTATGCTCTCAATTCCACAGGAGAGGTTGAAATCGTTTTCAAAATCCTTGAACATCTCGTCGCCAATCGTGCAAAAGGAATCAATAAAATAGATTCAAGTAATATCTGCCTAAGGAAATACTATTTCCAGAAGAAATGA
- the rsmI gene encoding Ribosomal RNA small subunit methyltransferase I: MANPETESQSLAIQAAQPGHLYIVATPIGNLLDLTERAVGILSSSDLIACENVRKTIRLLEHWGLNRRVVKYGEHNESRQAIRLAEALSNGKAVSLVSEAGTPCVSDPGFRIVRECRRRSLPVVPLPGPSAPIAALSASGLPSDGFLFLGFLSSKQKARKRIFEQFRDFQYTLILLESSHRIIDSLKDLVEVMGKTRTICVAREMTKIHETFHVGHAESVTQEVAGGKTKGEFVILIAKEGYEL; encoded by the coding sequence TTGGCCAATCCAGAGACAGAAAGCCAATCTTTGGCTATACAAGCAGCTCAGCCCGGTCATCTCTATATCGTTGCAACTCCAATAGGCAATCTGTTAGACTTAACGGAGAGAGCGGTGGGTATTCTGTCTTCAAGTGATTTGATAGCATGTGAAAATGTCAGAAAGACTATAAGGTTGCTTGAACATTGGGGATTAAATCGAAGGGTAGTCAAATACGGAGAACATAATGAGTCGAGGCAGGCAATCCGGCTAGCTGAGGCTCTTTCTAACGGTAAAGCAGTTTCGCTCGTCTCCGAGGCGGGCACTCCTTGCGTCAGTGATCCTGGATTTCGGATCGTTAGAGAGTGTCGCAGAAGGTCCTTGCCTGTTGTTCCCTTACCCGGCCCTTCCGCCCCTATCGCCGCACTTTCTGCCTCCGGCCTGCCCTCCGATGGATTTCTTTTTCTTGGGTTTCTCTCGTCAAAACAAAAAGCTCGAAAAAGGATTTTCGAGCAATTCAGGGATTTCCAGTATACTTTGATCTTGCTCGAATCAAGTCACCGTATCATCGACAGCCTGAAAGATCTAGTCGAGGTGATGGGTAAAACCCGAACTATTTGCGTCGCTCGCGAGATGACTAAAATCCACGAAACATTCCACGTCGGCCATGCGGAATCGGTGACCCAAGAGGTGGCTGGAGGCAAGACGAAGGGAGAGTTCGTTATTCTGATTGCGAAGGAGGGATACGAGTTGTAG
- the ppx_2 gene encoding Exopolyphosphatase 1, protein MSQQFKSSPVTSPTVAVIDVGSNTIKLLVAKGGAQTVAVHQKVLETRISRGIGRGRPKLSKEGIEAGLLGIESLLEEAAYFKPLKTSIAATSAVRDAENRYEFADRVFSKTNIQLRILSGEDEARTAAIGIQQDPHIKNYKEFYFLDIGGGSAEIAHCHDGIIIQIASLPLGAVRLTERFVSDPAKPLPVREAQSIARFTEKEIKKSSLIFGESELPFIGIGGTFAYIRALLSKGIKPQSTEFLPIIPVNLLRNLFTDLSRVSLEKRKEVPHLPKSRADIFPTALRVILSIAEYSRVTSFHQSYYNLQFGLAIELLSQVADSN, encoded by the coding sequence GTGTCACAACAATTTAAATCCTCTCCCGTAACCTCTCCCACCGTCGCCGTTATTGATGTAGGGAGTAATACCATAAAACTCTTGGTTGCCAAAGGTGGAGCCCAAACAGTTGCAGTTCATCAGAAAGTATTAGAAACTAGAATCAGTCGGGGCATTGGAAGAGGACGTCCGAAGCTCTCCAAAGAGGGAATCGAAGCTGGTCTGTTAGGAATCGAATCACTCCTCGAAGAAGCAGCTTATTTCAAACCCCTTAAAACATCCATTGCGGCCACCAGTGCAGTTCGTGATGCGGAGAATCGGTATGAGTTCGCTGATCGAGTCTTTTCCAAAACTAACATTCAACTAAGAATCCTCAGTGGTGAAGACGAAGCCCGAACAGCAGCAATAGGGATTCAGCAGGATCCTCACATAAAGAACTATAAAGAATTCTACTTCCTTGATATCGGAGGAGGCAGTGCTGAAATTGCCCACTGCCATGATGGCATAATCATTCAGATTGCCAGCTTGCCATTAGGTGCCGTTCGTCTGACTGAAAGATTCGTGAGTGATCCTGCAAAACCATTGCCTGTCCGTGAAGCCCAGTCCATTGCAAGATTTACCGAAAAGGAAATAAAAAAGAGCTCGCTCATATTCGGGGAAAGCGAATTACCGTTTATCGGAATAGGAGGCACTTTCGCCTACATCCGAGCTCTCCTAAGCAAAGGAATTAAACCCCAATCTACAGAATTTTTGCCAATAATCCCGGTAAACCTCCTACGTAACCTCTTTACCGATCTCTCACGGGTGAGTCTCGAGAAGAGAAAAGAGGTGCCTCATCTTCCCAAATCGAGAGCAGATATTTTTCCTACCGCCCTAAGAGTTATCCTGAGCATTGCAGAATATAGCAGAGTAACTTCGTTCCACCAATCTTACTACAATCTACAATTTGGGCTAGCTATCGAATTGCTTTCTCAAGTCGCTGACAGCAACTGA
- the rluD_2 gene encoding Ribosomal large subunit pseudouridine synthase D, producing MIDKPIDFEVPEENNHQRADRVLADAFPRWSRSRLQRLFDEGQVWLDNEAISKSRKVSTGDFLSFSFPRSSSSVLRPRAIPLEILFEDDHVLVVNKSCGMIVHPGNSTGEDTLVHALLHYCKGRLSSLPGKERPGIVHRLDKDTSGAIVVAKTDVAFRSLSAQFSKRSIEKKYTAICSGVPVPDCGVIREPIGRHPRVRTKMAVVTTGRPAYSEWRRVRVFGDRYSLLEISIQTGRTHQIRVHLSWIGHPVAGDSTYGYRVAKAFPRTMLHAQRIIFNHPVKDCRLTLEAELPTDFSVAVSDLRKQFDS from the coding sequence ATGATAGATAAGCCAATTGATTTCGAAGTGCCAGAGGAGAATAATCACCAGCGTGCAGATCGAGTACTGGCTGATGCTTTCCCTAGGTGGAGTCGTTCACGCTTGCAGCGTCTTTTCGATGAAGGCCAGGTCTGGCTGGACAATGAAGCGATTAGTAAAAGCAGAAAAGTTTCTACTGGTGATTTTCTTTCGTTCTCATTTCCTCGCTCCTCTTCGAGTGTTTTGCGGCCCAGGGCAATTCCCTTGGAGATCCTCTTCGAAGACGATCATGTTCTTGTTGTGAACAAGAGTTGCGGAATGATCGTGCATCCAGGTAATTCTACTGGAGAAGACACTCTTGTTCATGCCCTCCTTCACTATTGCAAGGGGAGATTGAGTAGTCTTCCGGGGAAAGAAAGACCAGGAATTGTACACCGTCTGGATAAGGATACTTCGGGTGCCATTGTCGTAGCAAAAACGGATGTGGCCTTTAGAAGCCTGAGTGCCCAGTTCTCTAAGAGATCGATTGAGAAGAAATACACTGCGATCTGTTCGGGTGTTCCGGTTCCAGATTGCGGAGTCATTCGTGAGCCGATTGGTCGCCACCCGCGGGTTCGAACGAAGATGGCCGTAGTTACGACAGGTAGACCGGCTTACAGTGAATGGCGACGAGTCAGAGTTTTTGGGGATCGATATTCTTTGCTTGAAATCTCAATACAAACTGGAAGGACGCACCAAATTCGAGTCCATTTGTCTTGGATTGGTCATCCCGTGGCAGGCGATTCCACCTACGGGTATCGGGTGGCGAAAGCATTTCCCCGGACAATGCTTCATGCCCAACGAATCATATTCAATCATCCGGTGAAGGATTGTAGGTTAACATTGGAAGCTGAGCTGCCTACTGATTTTTCAGTTGCTGTCAGCGACTTGAGAAAGCAATTCGATAGCTAG
- a CDS encoding Adenine deaminase, whose product MPENPDFDLISFIQRLPKTETHLHIEGALPFELLQRLDSQRFATPPRSWDSDFKFESFQQFEDELLAMALSWYTSPERYQEAARVIFDNLVSQNVKYLETSFHAGVIETLGIPGPEIMAAIIEAVPKGLEVRVFLGMLRNHYNEKMAPILSDCINWKGLSGIDLHGVEVLPIEPWAEELWGEARRVGLKTKAHAGEFGGADYVEDAMHRLGVRRIEHGVRAVEDPNVVRKLVQLDVTLDICPISNIKLGVTPSIAQHPIRRLHDAGVRCTVSTDDPLSFGNQLTDEYVALSSSFNRKELALLARNGFEIALLEEEKQSSFLKNLDGIIALED is encoded by the coding sequence ATGCCTGAAAATCCAGATTTTGATCTAATTTCATTTATTCAGCGGTTGCCCAAAACAGAGACACACCTTCACATTGAGGGAGCGTTGCCGTTTGAGTTGTTGCAAAGATTGGACTCACAGAGATTTGCGACACCTCCTCGGTCGTGGGATTCAGATTTCAAGTTCGAGAGTTTCCAACAGTTTGAAGATGAACTACTGGCTATGGCTCTTTCGTGGTACACCAGTCCTGAACGATACCAGGAAGCAGCTCGGGTAATCTTCGATAACTTAGTTTCGCAGAACGTCAAATACCTTGAAACCAGCTTTCATGCAGGGGTGATTGAAACGCTCGGTATTCCTGGTCCCGAGATAATGGCAGCGATAATTGAAGCGGTTCCTAAGGGTCTAGAAGTTAGGGTATTTCTTGGGATGCTGCGTAATCATTACAATGAGAAAATGGCTCCGATTCTCAGTGATTGTATAAATTGGAAGGGGTTGTCTGGGATAGATTTACACGGGGTTGAGGTATTGCCGATCGAGCCTTGGGCGGAAGAACTTTGGGGAGAAGCACGTAGAGTCGGTCTTAAAACGAAAGCGCATGCTGGCGAATTTGGAGGCGCCGATTATGTAGAAGATGCCATGCACCGTCTCGGTGTCAGACGTATTGAGCATGGAGTTCGTGCGGTCGAAGATCCTAATGTAGTACGGAAACTGGTTCAACTCGACGTTACTCTTGATATTTGCCCAATCAGCAATATCAAACTCGGTGTGACGCCATCTATTGCGCAACATCCCATTCGGAGGCTCCACGATGCCGGAGTTCGATGTACTGTCAGTACGGATGATCCTCTCTCTTTTGGGAATCAGCTAACCGATGAATACGTGGCCCTGTCATCGTCTTTCAATCGAAAGGAATTGGCCCTATTAGCGCGAAATGGGTTTGAGATTGCATTGCTGGAAGAAGAGAAGCAGTCGAGTTTCCTCAAAAATCTCGATGGGATCATTGCCTTGGAGGACTGA
- the adk gene encoding Adenylate kinase produces the protein MDMENTSVVFDSVWAEIEAELGWEQLRFPREICWLNGAPGAGKGTQTRFIMESRNYTAPPILVSDLLDSPEGARLKDAGLMVGDQEVTALVLRKLLSSEYQSGVVVDGYPRTAIQMKCLDLLYDKILELQRKQFDTPGAVACPRSAFLIVVLFVNKAESIRRQLHRGQQALEANNQVRRSGIGELSEVRKTDLNRDAAFKRYQVFEEVTYKPLMSLCERFPYHCIDAQGTVEEVQSRIVKEFSNP, from the coding sequence ATGGATATGGAGAATACAAGTGTGGTATTTGATTCAGTATGGGCGGAAATTGAGGCGGAACTCGGGTGGGAACAGCTACGGTTTCCCAGGGAAATCTGTTGGCTTAACGGAGCTCCTGGGGCTGGGAAAGGAACTCAGACTCGCTTTATTATGGAGTCTCGAAATTACACGGCTCCCCCTATCCTTGTTAGCGATCTTCTCGATAGTCCAGAGGGTGCTCGTCTGAAAGATGCTGGATTAATGGTTGGGGATCAGGAGGTAACTGCACTTGTGCTTCGAAAACTGTTGAGTTCAGAATATCAGAGTGGGGTAGTGGTTGATGGTTATCCGAGGACAGCGATCCAAATGAAATGCCTCGACCTGCTCTACGACAAAATTCTGGAGCTTCAACGAAAACAGTTTGATACTCCTGGTGCTGTTGCCTGTCCGCGGTCGGCGTTTTTAATCGTAGTTCTCTTTGTTAACAAAGCGGAAAGTATTCGGCGTCAACTTCATCGAGGCCAGCAAGCTCTGGAAGCAAACAATCAAGTTCGGCGATCCGGAATAGGGGAGTTGTCGGAAGTACGGAAGACTGATTTGAACCGAGATGCAGCATTCAAAAGGTATCAGGTTTTTGAGGAGGTTACTTACAAACCGCTAATGTCTCTTTGCGAGCGATTCCCTTATCATTGTATTGACGCCCAGGGAACTGTAGAGGAAGTCCAATCCCGCATTGTTAAAGAATTTAGCAACCCATAG